A window from Leptospira wolffii serovar Khorat str. Khorat-H2 encodes these proteins:
- a CDS encoding TetR/AcrR family transcriptional regulator — MKKWTSPEETKERIVQEALRLFYIQGYSNTGINQLLEEAGVFRKSFYTHFSGKEELGMEYLRAQDKSYIGYMRSMLGKHPDASDFTQAWCGMLLRSSRARNFIGCPFSNFASQTLDQTDHFGKSLNEIMNRWKNELADYFSKATFRGRSWKSGDSQDLAIRFLTCYEGLVQLYITMREPKYLSRMEKDLERLLEEYY, encoded by the coding sequence GTGAAGAAATGGACATCTCCCGAGGAAACCAAGGAACGGATCGTGCAGGAAGCCTTGCGTTTATTTTATATCCAGGGCTATTCGAATACGGGAATCAACCAGTTGCTGGAAGAAGCGGGAGTATTCAGAAAGAGTTTTTACACTCACTTTTCCGGAAAGGAAGAGCTCGGAATGGAGTATCTTCGGGCTCAGGACAAATCCTATATCGGATACATGCGTAGCATGTTGGGAAAGCACCCCGATGCCTCCGATTTTACGCAGGCTTGGTGCGGTATGTTACTCAGAAGTTCCAGAGCAAGGAATTTTATAGGATGTCCTTTTTCGAATTTCGCGAGCCAAACCTTGGACCAAACGGATCATTTCGGAAAAAGTCTGAACGAGATCATGAATCGTTGGAAAAACGAATTAGCGGACTATTTTTCTAAGGCGACCTTCCGAGGAAGATCCTGGAAATCCGGAGACTCCCAGGATCTTGCGATCCGATTTTTGACATGCTACGAAGGCTTGGTCCAACTCTATATCACCATGAGAGAACCTAAATATCTGTCCCGAATGGAAAAAGATCTCGAAAGATTACTGGAGGAATACTATTAG
- a CDS encoding crotonase/enoyl-CoA hydratase family protein: MSGFIEREYRGGVLVIRINRPERNVFNWEMLEDLSAAYTELEDSEEARVGLLVASGKHFTLGLELDSIAEKVKERGEWPLPKNGVDPFGINMRARPRKKPIVAAAQGFCFTLGIELLLAADIRLASNKTMFSQFEVRRGIMPLGGASIRMVEIAGWGNAMRYLLTGEEFGSDQALRMGLVQEVVEKDKLFDRAHSIARLIAEQCAPLAIQETLASARLSIQDNRRAAFDSLMENGLKLFHTEDSQEGVRSFLEKRAAVFQGK, encoded by the coding sequence ATGAGCGGATTTATAGAAAGGGAATATAGGGGAGGGGTTTTAGTCATTCGGATCAATCGCCCCGAGAGGAACGTATTCAACTGGGAGATGTTGGAGGACCTCTCCGCCGCGTATACGGAGTTGGAAGATTCGGAAGAGGCGAGAGTCGGGCTTTTGGTGGCATCCGGAAAGCATTTCACTCTGGGGTTGGAATTGGATTCCATCGCCGAGAAAGTGAAGGAAAGGGGAGAATGGCCTCTTCCGAAAAACGGAGTGGATCCTTTCGGCATCAATATGAGGGCGAGACCCAGGAAGAAACCGATCGTTGCCGCGGCCCAAGGGTTTTGTTTTACTTTAGGAATCGAGCTTTTGCTCGCGGCGGATATTCGTCTCGCTTCCAACAAGACCATGTTCTCTCAGTTCGAAGTGCGCAGAGGTATTATGCCCTTGGGCGGGGCCTCGATTCGAATGGTGGAAATCGCGGGTTGGGGAAACGCGATGCGCTATCTTCTCACGGGAGAAGAGTTCGGTTCCGATCAGGCGCTTCGGATGGGACTCGTCCAGGAAGTCGTTGAAAAGGATAAATTGTTCGATCGCGCCCATTCCATCGCCCGACTGATCGCGGAACAATGCGCGCCTTTGGCCATCCAGGAAACTTTGGCTTCGGCCAGACTTTCCATCCAAGACAATCGGAGGGCGGCATTCGACTCTCTTATGGAAAACGGTCTGAAATTATTCCATACGGAAGATTCTCAGGAAGGCGTAAGATCCTTCCTCGAAAAGCGTGCTGCGGTCTTTCAAGGGAAGTAG